The Agrobacterium vitis sequence TCATCTCGACAAGGGCCACACGATCAGCCGGGCACCAGCCTCCGATGGCACGCATCCCAGCGCCCGCGCGGCAACGACAGCTGACCGGCAGGCCCATTGGTGTCACGACGATCTGGTCCAGCGGATGGAATTCGGTCTGGCCTGCGCGGATGCTCACGGCGTTGCCGCACTCCGCACCCATCTCGATAGCCATGCGGGCCAGGCGGAAACCACCTGGGCGGCATTTGAAGAAGTGCAGGCCCGGTGGTCGGGGCGTATCGCATTGCAGGCGGTCGGCCTTGTGCCGCTGGATGCCTATCGCACTGACCATGGAAAGCAGCTCGCCGACCTGGTTGCCCGTCAGGGCGGGCTGTTGGGCGGCGTGACCCGCGCCTCGGGCGGGACACATGGTCGAGGTCTCGATGATATCGATGCTTTGCTCGACAGCCTGTTTTTGCTGGCCCGAGAGCGTGATCTCGATATCGACCTGCATGTGGATGAAGCCGAGAAAGCCGATGCCCTGCCGCATGTGGCCCGCGCCGCCATCCGCCATGGCTATGAGGGCCGCGTTACCTGCGGCCATTGCTGTTCGCTGGCTTTGTTCAGTGATGCGGAAATCCGCGAGCGGATTGCGCTTCTGGTCGATGCCGGAATGTCCATCGTCACACTGCCGACCGTCAATATGTATTTGCAAGGCCGTGCTCCGGGCGTCACCCCGCGCTGGCGTGGTGTTACGCCGGTCAAGGAGCTACGCGCTGCCGGTATCCGCGTCGCGGTTGCGGGTGACAATTGCCGCGATCCGTTTTTTGCCTATGGCGATCATGATATGGTCGATACCTGGCGCCAATCGGTGCGCATTCTGCATCTCGACCACCCCTATGACGATGCCGTGGCACTGGCGACCACCCAACCCGCCGCGATGACCGGCTTTTCCGCTGGAAC is a genomic window containing:
- a CDS encoding cytosine deaminase gives rise to the protein MIDNSVRALARSSFTGHGRIAIRQARVPTVCLADGVPPGSVLDRDGCALVNILLDDGRVAAVLPAASGVSGGGIDLEGRHLWPLMVDMHVHLDKGHTISRAPASDGTHPSARAATTADRQAHWCHDDLVQRMEFGLACADAHGVAALRTHLDSHAGQAETTWAAFEEVQARWSGRIALQAVGLVPLDAYRTDHGKQLADLVARQGGLLGGVTRASGGTHGRGLDDIDALLDSLFLLARERDLDIDLHVDEAEKADALPHVARAAIRHGYEGRVTCGHCCSLALFSDAEIRERIALLVDAGMSIVTLPTVNMYLQGRAPGVTPRWRGVTPVKELRAAGIRVAVAGDNCRDPFFAYGDHDMVDTWRQSVRILHLDHPYDDAVALATTQPAAMTGFSAGTIGAGRPADLMIFEAWSMDQVIARPQTDRVIVRAGRVSEAVLPSYREIELPFLTPSLSSCHHSHPEGER